The stretch of DNA actttttaaaaaatcgtgTCTAAATGCcttagtgttgtgatctgaatgTGTCtacccaaaatttatatgttgacaTTCTCAACCCCAAAGCTGATGATATtaggaagtggggcctttgggtGGTGGAGTCCTCATGAACAGCAATagcattcttttaaaagagaccccagagataaataaataaataaataaataaataaataaataaaataaaataaaaaataagagaccCAGAGAGATCTCTCACACTTTccaccatgtgagaacacagtaAAAAGTCACCAGCTGTGACTCAGGAAGACGGCCCTCACTAGAATATAATCAGGCTGACACTCTGATctcggacttccagcctccaaaactgtgagaaatacatttctgttatttgaaaGCTGCCAagtatgtggtattttgttatagcagcctaaaTGGACTAAGACACTTAGCTTGACATTCATGGCTTTCTGTGATCTACTCAAATTGAATTCCTGCTCACGTATGCATTCACTCAATTGGAcagtcattcaacagatatttactgagttgTTATTGCATAACAGACGTTTTGTCAGATGAtgccaaaatgaaaaagactcAGTCTGGTCACATTCATTCAGGAGCTCATTACCTAATAGCTTTCTTAATTATGCATGTAAGTAAAATTATTCTATGGGGAAAATTTGACTGTATCATAGAGGTCTTGTCAGAAAAGAAGCTTAGAGGGGaactgggtggcctagtcagttaagcatccgaccggctcaggtcatgaccttgcagtttgtgagttcaagccctgtgttgggctctgtgctgacagctcagagtatggagcctgcttcagattctgtgtctacctctctttctgcccctccctttctcactctcaaaaataaacattaaaaaaaagaaagaaagaaaagaggttaagaaacatgtaaacaaatatttacactACAagcacttgttttgttttgatgccTAATTTACATTGGATGGAATCTCATTCAAATGGGATATCAGTGATCTTCGAATTACTTAACTATCTACCCAACTTCAAAAAAGTGCTGTTTATATTTTATGGTCTTGATAAACCACACTGATCTACTAAATACCCTTTAAATAGAAAgcaattaaaagttattttttcagcAGTAGCTTACCAGGAATTGGAACGTTGTCTGTGTTTCTTTGGGTCCGGCCTATCAGGACAGTGGTAAGGTTCCCTGttgattttttaagtgaattggGTTTCTTCAGCAATGGCTTTATTTGCTTCTGAGACTTGACAACATTTGCAAGACTATCAGACAATGTTCGATTTATATACCAAGTTAAATTGGATATGGCgatttgagtttttatttcaatgactGATTCCACAAAATCTGTCAGATCTTTCTGAAGAACCTGAGTATCTGGCAGGGAACCTTCTATCCATTGAGGTATGGTAGCATTCAGTTCTGTTAAACTTGTAGAAGCGTTATGACACATCATAAAAACTTCATGCAGAGTTTTGTTAAGCAAAGTTAAGTTAACTGAAAGGTGAATGGATTTTGCTTCCAGTGCCTTAAATCTGGAACTCAGTACCTGCAGTTGAATGGTCTGGTCTCTCTCACTTGTAGCCACACTGCCTTTTTTAAGGGAAACATAGTAAGGTATGAGTGTCTTGGTCACTTTAGACTCAATTTCTTGCAACCTAGTTTCAAAATTTTGGGAAATCTTTGTGGCTGAGagtattttttcctccaaatgatttatattttgctGGTATTTTATCACTTGGAAAGTGGTTTCATTGAACATGTCATAAATCTTTTGAAAGTTGGACTGACTTAGTTTCTCATCTTTAGTACTATCTGCAAGGACCTTGGCAACTTGCAAAACAAAGTTGTATCTCTGATTGTCATTGACTAATATCTGAATAGAATCATTCAAACGTTGGAATTGAGGAATAAATGCCAAAATAGTTTCCATATTTTGGGTGCATTTATGATAGACCTCAGGATTATTCTTTATGGTATTTAAAGTCTCTTTTAGCACATAGTTATCTTGAATAAAATCaatggcattatttataatagtcattgTTTTGTTTAGGCCATCTTCCATTTCCAAGGCATATTCATCGATACGTCTGTCTAAGGCATCACTACGACTCTGCACTTCATTCCTAAGTAAGTTGTGTCTTTTTGAAAGTTCTTTGATAAGAATATTTAGACTGTTAACAGCAATAGTCagattttccacttttttctttgtagctactccttcttttgtttgttcatatGACATTGTCTCTTTAAATGGCGCTCCCCGCTCAAGCAAGGGTTGAAGGATCTCCATATCATAAGTCAAATCATTTAGCTGCTCATTCATTTTATCTACCTTATTGTCCATTGGAAAGAGAACATCAGCCAATGTTTGGTTTAAAACTTGTAAATTCTCTTCTGTGTccttaatttgaaatttaaaatcatttctgcACTCAGATAACATGTCTTCACACTCACTTCTGACAGATTTTTTCTCCATCTCCAAAGCCATGGTGAGATTGTCAATCTTGCTGTCTTGGATGTGCAAATCATCAAACATTTGCAGTAGCATCAAACCCTGCTTCTTCGTATTCTCATGTAGAGCAGACATGTACTCAGTGACATTATTGCTAAGTGATTCAGCAGTTAGAACAGCCTTCTGATCTGATACTTGTTCAGTTGATAACAGATGCTCATGTACTTCCCTCATTTTAGAAAGAGTTGTGTTGAGAGATTCATAATACAGAACACTCCTTGAGTGTTCCTGTTCTAAAGCACTTTCTAAGTGAATTTGCTTTGCTTCTAATTCTTTAATAGGCTTTTCACATGTAAAAGTCATTTCTTGTCTTATATTTACAATGTGATTCTTTAGCTCTAGTACATCAGTTAAAGTGGGGCTGTTTTCTTGCATTAAAACAGTCTTTTGCTGGACTGCTATTGAAGCCACAGATTCGTTAACTTGCCGAATTATTTGTCTGGTGTTTTCAAGGTCTGCTGATAGGCTTGATACAGTCTTGAAGAGTTGTGCTACAGTCTCttgcatttcattttgaaaaactttaaattGTTCTCTTACTATATTCTTTACCAGATCATTAATGCTTTTGgattttagacctaaagaaagaaataataaacaacaataaataatatatgactttaaatatataacattagatatttttaaagaggtaaaGAGCTTGAGATTAAACCCTAATAACATGTAATAGTAAAAGTACTTCTTCACTACATTTACTTAAGTTTTTAACAATTACTATAATTCATAGACAGAGATCACCTTCTTAATTGATAAAACTGTGGTGTAGAACACTCCAGAATCATAAACAAAAGATATGAAGGAACTGCTGCTGATTTCAATTAATCGTCCCTTGTATGTTATGATTCTAACTCTAGGGTTACTCTGGTATGAAAATAAATGGCTTTGGGCTTTCTGCCTCAGTAACTAATACCTGGTGTTATCTCATGACTATGTTATTAGGTTTCTAGTAATTAGGTTTCAGAGCTTGTGTTTTGAGCTCATAAAAACTAATACATTGACTGCAGAGAAGAAATTTAATGACATTCACAAATGAGGAACAATATGAAGTAATAGTCACGAGATTCAACGATAGTttataacaacaataaaataataatgagaggTTTGGGGATCACAAAACAAAGTCACGTGAAAACAGGAATTCAAGATGTACCTCAATTATCATAATATGACATTAATTCTTAACAAAAATAAGAGGAAACTTGCTACTACTGAAACACATATTAGTATCTCCAGTATCAGAAAGCATGGACTGATCATAAATCAGAATTATGGACATCTCAAagtagtattaaaaataaaaggaaaaggatccTAAAGGACTCAGAACTCAGAACTATTCAGAAtaggaaatgaatattaaaaaatgtaaaaaaaacaatcaaccaAAGCTATTACAtacaaaagcaaggaaatgggggaaaaataaacatatgcttGAGGTTTACTTATAGTAAATAACTATGAAGCACATATAAATGGAAGATATCTCCACTCAAATCCAAAATGTAGCAATGACTGTAATGGAAAATATTGGTAACATACTACAAAGCATTTTGAACAGAAAAGTCTACATAATTGTGAAATGAATTATGGCTATAATAAAGcctattaggggtgcctgggtggctcagccggttaagcgtcctgctttggccttggtcatgatctcatggttcatgggtttgagccctgagttgggctctgtgcagacagctagctcagagcctggagcctgtcttcagattctgtgtttccctctctctctctctgaccctcctctgctcacactgtgtctctctgtctctcaaaaattaaaaaaaaccataaaaaattaaaaaaaaagcctatttaagaagaataattatagaataaaaatatatagtctcTATGTgtgagcatattttaaaaagtatttgagaGGCCTAAAAGACTTACATAAAAAGTATGTGAAAGATAAGTTATAGCAAATAGAATGATGTATTGCTTGAGCATCTTGTTATTAATCTGGTACAAAGATAAAACTGTAAATGTTGTTTACATGAATGAATATTTCTCTGGAAATACTGTTCCCTAAGGTCAATTAGCAATATTGACCTTTAGGTTATAGGATttccagggtaaaaaaaaaaaaagttattttacatttctaaacatAGCATAaactgaaatacatttaaaagtccaaaaaatagaagtcatTAAGATCAGTTTTTAtgtaattcaaaaaatattagtaaaaatgtGAAGTATGGGAACACTAAACAATGACACAGCATCAAAGTACTAAGTAAAGGCTAAATTCATTAGAAAAGATTAATCAGCCCCAATTAAGTTAGATTGTACTGAAACAGTTctagcttttatatttaatagCATGAATAATCATGCCAGAAGGCctttagagtatttttattttctaaattttacttaGCACTTAACCAGTTGCCTCCATACATAACAAATCTACATTGAGGATATTCTCATatgctatataaaaaataaaatttggaaagttAGATTTctcatactaaaaataaaatatgttagcTTCATTGACTGTAAGGTGCTACTTAATagcaaagtttttttaaattatacatccCTCAATATCATTTAGTCATTCCTTGCTAGTTAAAATTGTCTTAAATTATCCTGATGACTTGatcaaatatgataaaatatttaaggttaGGGATCAGACCTTCTTAGAATTTATAACTatcatttggctttaaaatatttttcaagattgaaaaggtaaaataaaattttagtgtaaGTGAATTAATTAATTGTGGATAGTAAAAATAGCTGTTTAAATTCAGTCAACAAAAACTAGATGATCTGAAAGTCAGGATAAGAATGATAGGTAAAAATACTAAACAGGTAAAGTTTAGTTCAGAATCTTGATGGGAGTaactaggaaaagaaaatgaatgatgaaaatgaaaattaggaGGTGCTTTAGctattatgttttaaatctttaatggaaaaatatattggAATAAGGGTAACGTCAGAACAGTgtcagaaaagaaatcaaatagaCTGTTAGCTTAAAAACAGATtattggtggggcgcctgggtggcccagttggttaagcatctgacttcagctcaggtcatgatctcacagttcctgggttccagccctgcgttgggctctgtgctgacagctcagagcctggagcctgcttcagattctgtgtctccctctctctctcggcccctcccccattcacactctgtctctctctctctcaaaaaataaaataaagacataaaaaatttttaaaaaacagattattGTTTTGGAACGGGAGCTTTACTATATCAATAAATTTGTTGCTAAAAATCATCTGTGTAAGAATCTGATTTTGCAAAAATATGTCAAAGTGCTTTATGTCAATATCTGAGTGAGAATACAATTTTAACTTCATTTGATTCTGTTTCACGTGACTCACGTGCTTCTACCTCTTAAAAGGACATTGCGCTTAGTGACTTCAGGTACATATGATATCAGACACCCTGGTGTCTTTCTCTGTGGTTGTGCATGTGTGGCCCATTCATAACATTCAAGGACCTCTTAAGAAACTGGGACATTTGATGTTGAACAGGTTATGGCTACTAGTAGATAAGCAGTGTATCTCATCTCGGATGCTGAGTAAGCAAGAGAAGAGGTTTTGTTAGGCAAGTGCACTTCCTTGGGGTGAGTTTAGTTTCTGTTGCCTGAATGAACATTCATTAACAACTAGCTCTCTGGTGTTCATAATCGATTTTGCTTAGCACACAACTAATGCCCCCTAATGAGGGGAgagttctgttgtttttgttgttatgagtgtatgattttttttccatatcattGTCAGAAATTTTGTTAGTAATTTCACAGAAAGCTGTCAACAGGCCTAATTGTCTCTAATTCTCTTTGGTTGTGATAAGTTTCATTATGGTGGTTATAGTCAATTGTATACTGTTTCTATTTGTCTTCTTTCACATGTTATCACTTCAACGAAAGTATATTCCTCTCTTATGCTTGCTGTTGCTAAGTTTAGCCATAGAGGACATACCAGAAATGAAAGCAGGGTCTTTGTTTCATGGGCTTGATAGCACTAgttgtttatataatttaaaagaaaatcatggtTGCTGCTACACCGGTAGATGTTACAGAAATCTCTACCTTATTTCTTTTACCTGTGAACCTcaggtgaaaaataaagaaaaataacatgtaaTAGATATGGGGCTGGACAGTGAGtatgtttttatgtataaaataaagtgaaagggaCGAGTAATCTTGAAATTTGGAAACATACAATAAACCCAAAGAAGTGAGACATTCTTAGTGATCAAATTATTTAAACCCCTTTGCCTCATTAATTCCTCCTGATCCATACCTTATTAGTTGAGATAGTTTCTTTTCGTAGAAGCCTTCCCTGGTGCCCTTAGACTAGATTTCCTGAAACTATCAAATGGCTCCATAGTGCCCTAAGCATAACTACTCACTATCCACAGAtccctgtggtaggcagaataatgctGTTTCACTCAAAATGTCTACACCCGAACTTATGACTATGTTATGTTAAACCTTAATCATGTTTTCTCACCTGGAAAAAAGGCCTTGGGAGATATGATTAAGGTTTAAGACCTTGAGATGAGAGtattctggattatccaggtgtGTTCAGTGTAATCACTGAGCCctttgaagaggaaaaggaaggtagAAGAGTGGGTTTGAGACGTGCCATGAGGACTGAACAGTGTTACTGgcttttgaagatggaggaagaaggcCATGAGCCAAGAAATGTAGTGGGGTCGAGAAGTGGAAGCCAGCGTTAGTTCACAGCTATTAAGAAAAcaggacctcagtcctacaactgcaggaaaatgaattttgataACTGGAATTACAGGATTTGGAGTATCCTGTAAAACCTCCAGAAAGAACACAGCATGCTGTTTTAAGAGCACAAAAGTTGGGCAAAACTAAttcatttataaagaaattattatttccatcacCTGAGATGTTTTAGGATATATTTTATTGCTTATCCTCCATAAGCTAGATAATTTCTGGAATACTTATGTACCTTTGATTTATACTATTATCTTTATCAATATTATTGAGACAGCTATATGTCTAGTTCCTTGAGAATCATTTATTAACCTCATCTTTATCTTGAACTGGAAACCACAATGGAAGTAAATTAAGTATGGCTCATTTTACAAGTTAAGCTACAACCAgtgcataataaaaataaattagatgaaATATTCAGTGGAAGATTTGAttatacagtaaaaaaatttagatgtttccaattattttagagattgatttacaaatatcttattCCAAAAACATAAGCCTAAGAGACTTTATACTACCCAAATCTAAAGGAAAAATTCCAAAGCAatatgagaaaagataaatgagtCCTTTACCTTTAGTCTTAACTGAATGAATaatgtattttactttacttGTACCTTTTAGAAGAGATTGAAATTCTCTGCCTTTatcttcattgattttctcttctaGGGAGGAATATGTGTTTCTTACATCACTAACAGCCAAAGAAATATTGTCAATCTTCTTTTGCAGAAGGGTCAGTTTCATTGCCTGGTGGTTCATCTGCTCAGTCATCTTTTGTGTCACTGCTGCATGTAGAAGAAAGGAACATCGGGAGCATTTACagaaatgaatatgtatatatatatatatatatatatatatatatatatatataataccacTCAAATATTGTGATACATTTAAAGGTATTTCAAATAAATCATATTTGTACTATATATTTGATAATATAGGCTATTGTGTATGCACTTAGAAAAAGGTAGAAATTTataacatattaatataaaatacatatttatatatacatttataatatattagaTTTCTAAAGTGCTCTGTTTGCCCAGAGTTttcagtcttttgttttgttttgtttttacagttcAAAAAGTTattgttacattcttaagaggtgACAAAACTGAGGGACAGAAAACCAAAACTTGCTTGAGGTTGCAGAGCACGTACCTCAtcttctgcttatttatttatttatttatttatttatattttagagacagagtacaagccagagagaggggcagtggAAGAGAGGAAATCTTAAGCTCACGCTCATTAtggagcctgacgctgggctcaatcccacgaccctgggatcctgacttgagctgaaatcaaaagttggatgcataactgactgagccacccaagtgccccttgtcTTCTGCTGCCAAATCCAATGTTACAGAATTAAATATGTGTAgctattatacatatgtatatagtcATATCTATCATCTGAGGATTTTATTCTTTACTGAGCTTTTCTTTAATGAGTGCTAAAGATTCAGATTTAGTTTGAATTATTTAACATAACTATGATAATTTCCATACTTTACACATGCCCTTCACTTATTTAAGGaggattttatagttttttatgaAGATACTGAATTCCAATCCCCTAAAAAATGTACAGTTTCTATGATATATTCACTTTTATTCCTAAAAAAATCCCCTTAAGTCACATTTCTCAATTTCAGTGCACTAGTTTGTATGACTAGATCTATAGCAGACACATAGAGGTTTTCAGCAGTAACCAACCTCCTACTTCTAAGAAATAAAGTTAGGCCTAAAAGAAatggtaaggggcacctgggtggctcagtcagttgagcatcctacttctgctcaggtcatgaactcatggttcatgagttcgagccccatgtggggctctgtgctgaccgctcagaacctggagcctgatctggagtctatgtctccctctctctgtttctcccctgctcacattctgtctctgtgtgaAAATCAAattgaatcaaaaataaagatttaaaaaataaattaaaaaaaaaagaaatggtaaaatacTTATgattagaaaaatgagaaaacatgtgGCTTCCCAACGTTGGATCAACACAAGGTTCTCAATTAGTCACAACTATTTTCCCAAGTGCAGTGATCAACATTCTTGGTGATCCCTTCTCTATTAATGGATGGGAGACTTAGTTGCTTCAAATGATCACATCATTTCTTCCACATCAAAATACTTCCATGGTTGCACTCTTAGGACGACGAGCGTTTGACTTTACTTTGGAAACCCGTGATTTCCTTACAACCTAGTATAACAGCATTTTTAATCGCCTTCTGTATTTACATACAGAGCTTTGAAATTATAAGTGGTCCCTTCAGTCTGGGAACCTACAACTCATCCACAGTTTCTCCCAATGTGGGGCACCAATGAAAAGGATTGAGAGGTATATTGACGTGTCATCATCAAACATT from Suricata suricatta isolate VVHF042 chromosome 1, meerkat_22Aug2017_6uvM2_HiC, whole genome shotgun sequence encodes:
- the MMRN1 gene encoding multimerin-1, whose translation is MKGAGLFVLLSSLWNGGFGLTNTTYTWTTPEDASSRETMASATTPLNKTPPTPQITSAEIATMPETRSSEDSLLRSTVPASEPGTPPEDVRNQTLPPTGKTEGVLKLQTLALPTKLSLKFNPRAESVVLSNSTLKFLQSFARKSNQQALSPESVAGGVGNRSPRETYLSRGDSSGSQKTNNQKSSFETTRGKNWCAYVHTRLSPTVILDNQVTYLPNGRGPCGWTRGSCPQRSQKIPNPVYRMQHKIVTSLEWKCCPGFSGANCQLKAQEQQRLTHSNQAESHTAVGRETAEQEQQKDCDDPAVTQKMTEQMNHQAMKLTLLQKKIDNISLAVSDVRNTYSSLEEKINEDKGREFQSLLKGLKSKSINDLVKNIVREQFKVFQNEMQETVAQLFKTVSSLSADLENTRQIIRQVNESVASIAVQQKTVLMQENSPTLTDVLELKNHIVNIRQEMTFTCEKPIKELEAKQIHLESALEQEHSRSVLYYESLNTTLSKMREVHEHLLSTEQVSDQKAVLTAESLSNNVTEYMSALHENTKKQGLMLLQMFDDLHIQDSKIDNLTMALEMEKKSVRSECEDMLSECRNDFKFQIKDTEENLQVLNQTLADVLFPMDNKVDKMNEQLNDLTYDMEILQPLLERGAPFKETMSYEQTKEGVATKKKVENLTIAVNSLNILIKELSKRHNLLRNEVQSRSDALDRRIDEYALEMEDGLNKTMTIINNAIDFIQDNYVLKETLNTIKNNPEVYHKCTQNMETILAFIPQFQRLNDSIQILVNDNQRYNFVLQVAKVLADSTKDEKLSQSNFQKIYDMFNETTFQVIKYQQNINHLEEKILSATKISQNFETRLQEIESKVTKTLIPYYVSLKKGSVATSERDQTIQLQVLSSRFKALEAKSIHLSVNLTLLNKTLHEVFMMCHNASTSLTELNATIPQWIEGSLPDTQVLQKDLTDFVESVIEIKTQIAISNLTWYINRTLSDSLANVVKSQKQIKPLLKKPNSLKKSTGNLTTVLIGRTQRNTDNVPIPEAYSDCSRSPCQNGGTCISGRTDSICACRHPFTGDNCTVKLVDENALAPDFSKGSYRYAPMVAFFASHTYGMTAPGPILFNNLDVNYGASYTPRTGKFRIPYLGVYVFKYTIESFSAHISGFLVVDGRDKLAFESENINSEIRCDRVLTGDALLELNYGQEVWLRLVKGTIPAKFPPATTFSGYLLYRT